GCCGGGCGTTTACCAATCCCCCCTTGGCGCGGGCCCTGCGGGAGCGTTGGGGGGCTGGAAACAGGCGTGACTCGCCGGCCGGCGGGCCGGGGATTTTTATTTTCCCTCCCCGCGCGGGCGTGGTACATCAAAGGGCATGGAAATGATTTTGAAATTGCTGCGCGACAACGCCACGCTGCAGCCGGCGCAACTGGCGGCGATGCTGAACCTGAGCGAGGAGGAGGTGCGGGCCAGAATCAAGGCCGCCGAGGAGCAGCAGCTCATTCTGGGCACGCACGCCGTGTTGAACGAGGAAAAGCTGGGCGTGGAAATGGTGCGCGCCGTGATTGAAGTCAAAATCACCCCGGAACGCGGCGGCGGTTTTGACCGCCTGGCCGAGCGCATCGCCAAATATGACGAGGTGCGCTCGTGCTACCTGATGTCGGGCGGCTATGATCTGCTGGTGGTGGTGGAGGGGGATAATTTGCGCGAAGTGGCGGCGTTTGTGTCGGAGAAACTCGCCACCATCCAGGGCGTGCTCAGCACCGCCACGCATTTCATGCTCAAGCCCTACAAGGTGGAAGGCATCCTCATGCACCGCGAGGAAAACAACGGCCGCCTGCCCGTGACGCCTTGAGCGCCGGGGCCGCCCCGCACCCGCCGCAGGCCCGCTAAGCACCAGCCGGATTGCCGGAGGCCGCCAGCGGGTGGCGCGGGGCCTCCTCCCCCTGTTTCTTCTGGACTGCAAGCCCCTGTCCCCTGCCGGCGTGCCGGAGGGAAACCACGCGTCAGTCGGTCACCCCTCCTTGCGGCTTAATTTATTAGCATGTTTTATATTAGATATTATTATATACTTATGTAGTGGATATTATAACCTTTTTCCACAACTAAAAATAATGATTGTCATGCCGATACTTTCTGTTAAGTATCGTTGAAATGCCCGTGATTACGGCGGTTTTCCGCAGGGCGCCGGTGTGGTCCCGGCGCGGCGGACAAGCCTTCCACGGGCCTGTCAACCCAGAGTTAAGTCTGCTTAATGATGCCGTCTGAACAGCGTAGGCAGGGGCAACTTGCGTCATGCCGGCGGGCCGCCGGGCGGGGCGGTTGCGGCTGCGGCTGTGCGGGACGGCGCCCACGTCCAACCCCCAACTCAACCCCATGAACCCCCAAACCACACTTCTCTCCACTGCGCTGTTGGCCCTGACGGTGGCGGGGCTGCAGGCCGCGCCCGCGGCGCCGGCCGCGGAACCGAACTGGCTGGACCAGCTCAAAAAGCCGGCCCCCTGGATCACCTGGGGCGGCGACTTGCGCTTCCGCAATGAATACTTTGACAACGGCCTGACGTTGAATCCTTACGCGCGCCTCCATGAGCAGGATTACTTCCGGTTTCGCGGGCGGTTGTGGACGGCGATCACGCCGGTGAAGGATTTGTCCTTGAACGTGCGCCTGACCTCCGAGCCGCGCTACTGGGTCAAGGATGCCGGCTACGGCGCCATTCGCGGGCGGCACGGCGTGGACTGGCAGGAGGGCATCATTGATAATCTCTACCTCAAATGGGCCAATATGTTCGACCAGCCGCTGACCCTGGCCGTGGGCCGGCAGGATTTGCGGTTCGGCAACGGCTGGCTGGTCATGGACGGCACGCCCAATGACGGCTCCCGCACCTTCTTTCTCGATGCCGCGCGGCTCACCTGGGATTTGAAGGAGCACCAGACCACCGTGGACCTGGCGTACATCGAAATGTCGGCCTGGACGGATGAATGGCTGCCCACGCTCAACAACCATCACAAGGCCTTGACGGATCAGGATGAGCGCGGCGCCATCCTCTACATCGCCAACAAGAGCGTCAAGGAGCTTAACGTGGACGTGTATTTCATGTACAAAAAAGACCACGACATTGCGACCGCCTTTGGCAACCGCGGGGATTTGTACACCCCGGGCGTGCGGCTGTCCGGCACACTGGGCGAGCACTGGGCCTACAGCGCCGAAGGCGCCCTCCAATGGGGCAAGCGCCAGGAGCCGCGGCTGGGGCCAGATGAAAACAACGTCATGGCCTACGGCTTCAACAGCCGGCTGATGTATCTCTTCAAAGACCGCCTGAGCAACGTGCTGAGCGTGGACTATGAATACCTGTCCGGCGACAATCCGGGCACGGCGCGCATTGAGTCGTTCGACGTGCTCTGGTCGCGCTGGCCCCGCTGGAGCGAGCTGTACATCTACGACTACGCGGCGGAATGGCGCATCGCCCAGTTGGGCAACCTGCACCGCTTCGGCCCGGGCTGGACGCTCAAACCGATGAAGGGCATGGACTTCATCCTCAACTACAACCTGCTGTACGCGGACCGGCCCGCCCCGGCCCTCTCGGCCGCGCCGGTCTTCACCCGCAACGGCCACTTCCGCGGGCATTACTTGCAGGCCATCGTGAAGTACCAGTTCAACAAGTACCTCTCCGCCCACCTCTGGGGAGAGGTCATCTTCCCCGGCAATTTCTACACCTATCAGCAGCCGCACACCTGGTTGCGCGGCGAGTTGATGCTGACTTTCTAGGCGCTGCGGCGCCCCGCGGGCGGGCCGGGTTGCGCGGCCATCGCCCGTTTGCCACGGAAACGGAAGGCCCTGCGCCTTCCGTTTCTTTTTCCTTTGGACTTGGCGCGGGCGCGGACTTCCTGCCAAATTAAGCGGTGATGAAAAAAATGCACACGCTCAACTTCCTGGCGGGCACCCTGGCCCTTTCCCTGGTGTCCTTACTCGCGGTTTCCTGCGCATCCTCGTCCGGCGGCGGCGGGCGGGCCGGCGCGACTTCCAGCCCGGGCGGGCAAACGGCCGTGGCGTTGTTCAACGGACGCAACTTCCAGGGCTGGAAAGCCGTCTCCGCCGATCCCAAAGTGCCCATGGATAAAGTGTGGCGCGTGCAGGACGGCATCATCATTTGCGCCGGCGAGCCCATGGGCTACCTGCACACCCTGCGGTCCTTCACCAACTACCGGCTGGAACTGGAATACCGGTGGGCGCCGGGCAAAACGCCCGGCAACAGCGGCATTTTCGGCCGCATCACCGGCGAGCCGCGGGCCTTGCCGCGCTGCATTGAAACGCAGCTCCGCCACGGCAACGCCGGCGATTTGTATGGCTTCCACGGCCTGAAAATCAACGGCCCGGCGGAACGATTCCGCTTCGTGCCCAACCATCAGTTGGGGGGCGACCTGCGCGGCGTCACCCGCCTGGCCGGCAACGAAAAACCCGCCGGCGAGTGGAATCATCTGGTGGTGCAGGCCGAGGGGCCGCGCATCCGCGTCTGGATGAACGGCCAACTGGTGAACGAGGCCACCGACGCCGAAGTCGTGGCCGGGCCGGTGGGCCTGCAGTCCGAAGGAGGCGAAATCCATTTTCGGAACATCCATCTGATGCCGCTGCCTTGAGCCACCACGCGCCGCCGGCCGGCGGGCGGCACCCCGCCGCCGCCGGGCAGCGCCGGGCGGACTCCACCCCTGGCGCGCGGCCGCAAAATCTTTGCGCCAGAGCCGGCAGATGCTCTACACTGGAGGGGACTTATGCATCGCAAGGCAACAGTGGAGACCAAATTTCTGCGCGTGGCCACCCCCGAGCGGCCGTTGGAGCTGTTCAACGGCGAGCGGCTCACGGATGTCACCCTCGCCTACGAAACCTACGGCAAGCTCAACGCCGACCGCAGCAACGCCGTGCTGGTGTTTCACGCCTTGAGCGGCAGCGCCCACGCCGCGGGCTTCAATCCCCAGGTGCCGGGGGTGGACAACCGCTGGACGGATGAGTGCAAAATCGGATGGTGGGACGGCTTCATCGGGCCGGGAAAGTCCGTGGACACCGATCATTTCTTTGTCATTTGCGCCAATTACCTGGGCGGATGCTACGGCTCCACCGGCCCTTGCTCCATCAATCCCGCCACGGGCCGGCGCTGGGGGCGCAGTTTCCCGCATGTCACGCTCTCGGACATCGTGGACTCCCAGATGCGCCTGCTGGATCACTTGGGCATCGAGCAGTTGCATGCCGTCATGGGGGCCTCCCTGGGCGGCATGTTGTCACTGAGCCTGGCCACGCGCTATCCCGACCGGGTGCGCACCGTCATCCCGTGCGCCAGCGGCCTCCTGGTGCCGATCCTCACCCGCATCCACAATTTCGAGCAGATTTACGCCATCGAATCAGACCCGGATTTCAAAGGGGGCGACTACGACCCCTTGCAACAACCACGCCGCGGCATGGCCCTGGCGCGCATGATTGGACACAAAACGTTTGTCTCCCTCGACGCCATGGCCGAGCGGGCCCGCAAGGAAATTGTGCGGCGCTCGGCCGACCTGTCCTGGTATGACCTGACCAGCCCCATCGAATCCTACATGCTCCATCAGGGCGCCAAGTTTGTGCAGCGGTTTGACGCCAACACCTATCTGCGCATTCTCGACGCCTGGAACCGCTTTGACATCGTGCGCGAAGGCGTGGCCGAGGATTTGGTCTCCCTCTTCGAGCGCTGCCGCCAGCAAAAATTCCTGGTGTTCACCATCGACACCGATGTCTGCTACTGGCCGGAGGAGCAGGAGCACATGGTCAAAACACTCAAACGGGCCGGCATTGAACCAACCTGGATCACCGTCCACTCCGACAAGGGCCATGACTCATTCCTCCTGGAACCCCATTTGTACCGGCCCTTCCTCCGCGCCGCTTTGATGGACTAAAGAGCAGCCACCCTCCCGCCTGCCTGTTGCTCAAGTCCGCCCCTCAGACGTGCGTGCGCACCTCGCCCGTCACTTCTTCCACTTCGGTGATCATGCTTCATCCATTATACTCGTATTTTCACCATCTTTGCAACCGCTCCAACCCGTTCAAATTGTTAACCCCGCGGCCATAACCCTTGGTCTCGGGGAGCGCACGCGTCCCGCGTGCCGGCTCCGGCCCCCGCTGAAGCCTCCCTCCCTGCCACCAGCGTGCTACTCATCTCCCTCCGCCCTACCCCAGTTCACCACCGTTATCCTGCACCGCGAAACCAGCGCTCTAGCACACGCGTGGGTGGCCGACCTTCCTCCCGCACGGCCTGAGCGCCGCTAGATTCCTTCACACCTTTTGGCGGGACACCGCGACCGGGATGCCAGCCTTCACTCAACCCGCGAAAGCCCCCACGCTTTCAGGGTCTCGTCAACAACCGAAAGCTTTTCAGCGGTAGTCGATGCCTTGCTTTTCAGACCATCGAACGCCGCGTGAATCGTGGAGTTCGTTCCGATGTAATGAACTTCAAGAGTGCCCGGCCCGTAGTCGTAATGAACCGTGATTCTCTCCCAGTCCTGTCCACCATTCTCCGTCCTGTAGGTGCTGCCGCTGTAGTAGTAATCCTCTTCCCACTGCGGCTTTCCTTGGGAGTCACGCTGAATGCGTTTTGCCAAATAATCGTTCGACGCAACCTTCCAGTCCTCAGCGCCGAATTGGACGCGGTACAGATGCCACGTAGCCTTCACGGTTCGCAGTCCAACTCTTTCACGCTGAGGATTCTCTGACATCGTGTTCGGCGACGGTTGAGGGCTACTCGTTGAACTCCTGTTGCAGGCAACTGCCAAAAAGAACAGTGTCAGTGCCCAAGCCGAAAACACTTCGGTGAATTTCCAAGCTGGCATGGCGAACCTCAAGGAAGAACACATGTTGCATTGCACGCGTCGCCCGTAGTCACAAAGCTGTAGTTGTTCTGCATAGTACCGCCCGTGCTCGGGGTATATCGAGCGCGCCCTCGTGGGTGGTCGTAGAACAGCGAAGTGCCATCGATGCCGAGGATGATTCTCCTCATATATGCTGCCCAGCCGGGCAGCCGTGTGCCCGAGGTCCAGCCGGAGACATTGGAGATGTCGATTTGATACTTGTGCATCGTTCCACCGGTGGGATCGACTCGGCCCAAGTCGCGGACACTGGCGCGATAACTCCCCAGGAAATGCGTGGCAGGCGTGTAGGCCGCTATGCCTCCGGCAGCCGAACTGAAATCGTAGGCATAAACCCACCGGAAACCCCAAGGCGCGACTCCCCACGAACCAGCGGGCACTTGCACCCCTCGCCGCTTCGCAATCCAGCAGTTGAGCAACTTCACAAAGCCAGCATTGCCTGCAATGTCCGCGTTACGCGGATCAGAGATTCCAATATAAGTCCTCGGATCAGGTCCAGTCTCGTAATACCAGTCGTCCATCACTGTCTGCCAGTGAGGCGCAGTGACAACGAAGTTTCTCCAGAACTGGTAACCTGCCCATTTGAAGAGCCGCTCCATCCAGATCGGGATCATTCCGAGCGAATCAACATTCTGGATAGGGTCGTTGTAAACGAACCGGTAGACGTTCAATCCTCCTTCCTCCCCGAGTGAATCGCGGCTAAGCCAGCGGCCGGGGGTGGGGGAGTAGTAGCGATGGCCGTAGTAGAGGAGGCCGGTTTCCCAGTCGAGGGGTTGGGTGGAAAAGAGGTAGTTAAAGATCTGGGATAAGGGGCCGCTCAAGTCCGCCCCCCAGACGTGCGTGCGAACCTCGCCCGTCACCTCTTTCACTTCGGCGATCATGTTCCATTCATTACATACTTTCACTACCTTGGCAACTGCCCTACCCCGTTAACATTCTTAACCCCCGCGGCCATAACCCTTGGTCTCGGGGGGCGCGCACGTCTCGCGTGCCGGCTCTGGCCCCCCCGAAATCTCCCCCCTGCCGGCGACGTGCCCTTGAACCACCCCCACGCCAGACGTTTGTCCGCGTCCCACAGGGATTCTTACGGTCTCTCTGACAACTACTATGGATTCCCTTAGAAAAGCCACATAAACTCTCACCGCTCCATTTCAATGCGTTTGGGTGCAATTAGTTGATCATTATCGTTGCTAATGTAATAGATAGGATTGCCAGTCAAAAATGTTTTCAGTTGTTTTTCCGAAGCAAGTATAATACGTG
This genomic window from Verrucomicrobiia bacterium contains:
- a CDS encoding DUF1080 domain-containing protein translates to MKKMHTLNFLAGTLALSLVSLLAVSCASSSGGGGRAGATSSPGGQTAVALFNGRNFQGWKAVSADPKVPMDKVWRVQDGIIICAGEPMGYLHTLRSFTNYRLELEYRWAPGKTPGNSGIFGRITGEPRALPRCIETQLRHGNAGDLYGFHGLKINGPAERFRFVPNHQLGGDLRGVTRLAGNEKPAGEWNHLVVQAEGPRIRVWMNGQLVNEATDAEVVAGPVGLQSEGGEIHFRNIHLMPLP
- a CDS encoding Lrp/AsnC family transcriptional regulator, yielding MEMILKLLRDNATLQPAQLAAMLNLSEEEVRARIKAAEEQQLILGTHAVLNEEKLGVEMVRAVIEVKITPERGGGFDRLAERIAKYDEVRSCYLMSGGYDLLVVVEGDNLREVAAFVSEKLATIQGVLSTATHFMLKPYKVEGILMHREENNGRLPVTP
- a CDS encoding homoserine O-acetyltransferase produces the protein MHRKATVETKFLRVATPERPLELFNGERLTDVTLAYETYGKLNADRSNAVLVFHALSGSAHAAGFNPQVPGVDNRWTDECKIGWWDGFIGPGKSVDTDHFFVICANYLGGCYGSTGPCSINPATGRRWGRSFPHVTLSDIVDSQMRLLDHLGIEQLHAVMGASLGGMLSLSLATRYPDRVRTVIPCASGLLVPILTRIHNFEQIYAIESDPDFKGGDYDPLQQPRRGMALARMIGHKTFVSLDAMAERARKEIVRRSADLSWYDLTSPIESYMLHQGAKFVQRFDANTYLRILDAWNRFDIVREGVAEDLVSLFERCRQQKFLVFTIDTDVCYWPEEQEHMVKTLKRAGIEPTWITVHSDKGHDSFLLEPHLYRPFLRAALMD
- a CDS encoding alginate export family protein, yielding MPAGRRAGRLRLRLCGTAPTSNPQLNPMNPQTTLLSTALLALTVAGLQAAPAAPAAEPNWLDQLKKPAPWITWGGDLRFRNEYFDNGLTLNPYARLHEQDYFRFRGRLWTAITPVKDLSLNVRLTSEPRYWVKDAGYGAIRGRHGVDWQEGIIDNLYLKWANMFDQPLTLAVGRQDLRFGNGWLVMDGTPNDGSRTFFLDAARLTWDLKEHQTTVDLAYIEMSAWTDEWLPTLNNHHKALTDQDERGAILYIANKSVKELNVDVYFMYKKDHDIATAFGNRGDLYTPGVRLSGTLGEHWAYSAEGALQWGKRQEPRLGPDENNVMAYGFNSRLMYLFKDRLSNVLSVDYEYLSGDNPGTARIESFDVLWSRWPRWSELYIYDYAAEWRIAQLGNLHRFGPGWTLKPMKGMDFILNYNLLYADRPAPALSAAPVFTRNGHFRGHYLQAIVKYQFNKYLSAHLWGEVIFPGNFYTYQQPHTWLRGELMLTF
- a CDS encoding RHS repeat-associated core domain-containing protein; translation: MIAEVKEVTGEVRTHVWGADLSGPLSQIFNYLFSTQPLDWETGLLYYGHRYYSPTPGRWLSRDSLGEEGGLNVYRFVYNDPIQNVDSLGMIPIWMERLFKWAGYQFWRNFVVTAPHWQTVMDDWYYETGPDPRTYIGISDPRNADIAGNAGFVKLLNCWIAKRRGVQVPAGSWGVAPWGFRWVYAYDFSSAAGGIAAYTPATHFLGSYRASVRDLGRVDPTGGTMHKYQIDISNVSGWTSGTRLPGWAAYMRRIILGIDGTSLFYDHPRGRARYTPSTGGTMQNNYSFVTTGDACNATCVLP